A region of Pseudomonas putida DNA encodes the following proteins:
- a CDS encoding ABC transporter permease has translation MTTTPVRQEYEVQLEPLLSVPLERQLPLAQRLWQQGWLRKAVILVVIAALWEAVARYQGNDLLLPSFLQTSAALWDGLLSGELPAKVGVSLVILLKGYVLGIVLAFGLTSLAVSTQLGRDLLGTLTSMFNPLPAIALLPLALLWFGLGDNSLIFVLVHSVLWALALNTYAGFLGVSETLRMAGRNYGLKGLRLVLHILVPAALPSILSGLKIGWAFAWRTLIAAELVFGASSGKGGLGWYIFQNRNELYTDKVFAGLAVVILIGLLVEGLVFNTLERLTVRRWGMQR, from the coding sequence ATGACCACTACCCCTGTACGTCAGGAATACGAGGTGCAGCTGGAGCCACTGCTCAGTGTGCCTCTGGAACGCCAACTGCCACTCGCCCAGCGTTTGTGGCAACAAGGCTGGCTGCGCAAGGCTGTCATCCTGGTGGTGATCGCCGCGCTGTGGGAGGCCGTGGCCCGCTATCAGGGCAACGACCTGCTGCTGCCGAGCTTTCTGCAAACCTCCGCTGCGCTGTGGGACGGCCTGCTCAGTGGCGAGCTGCCCGCCAAGGTCGGCGTGTCGCTGGTGATCTTGCTCAAGGGCTACGTGCTGGGCATTGTGCTGGCCTTTGGTTTGACCAGCCTGGCGGTCTCTACCCAGCTCGGTCGTGACCTGCTGGGCACCTTGACCTCGATGTTCAACCCGCTACCGGCGATCGCCTTGTTGCCGCTGGCGCTGCTGTGGTTCGGGCTGGGCGACAACAGCCTGATCTTCGTGCTGGTGCACTCGGTGCTGTGGGCGCTGGCGCTGAACACCTATGCGGGCTTTCTTGGTGTGTCCGAGACCCTGCGCATGGCCGGCCGCAACTATGGCCTGAAGGGCTTGCGCCTGGTGCTGCACATCCTGGTACCAGCGGCTTTGCCGTCGATTCTGTCGGGGTTGAAGATCGGCTGGGCGTTTGCCTGGCGCACCTTGATCGCCGCCGAACTGGTGTTTGGCGCCAGCAGCGGCAAGGGCGGGCTGGGTTGGTACATCTTCCAGAACCGCAACGAGTTGTACACCGACAAGGTGTTTGCCGGGTTGGCGGTAGTGATTTTGATTGGTTTGCTGGTCGAGGGGTTGGTGTTCAATACCCTGGAGCGGCTGACCGTGCGGCGGTGGGGAATGCAGCGCTAA
- a CDS encoding WYL domain-containing protein: MPFATTRATLSRQWALLRQLPSRSPGITSAELVWRLRDVGFNVSKRTVERDLNELSLIFPLERNDKSIPFGWHWSSSAVGELRGNFDLLTYLRGDALQPVQGEGIELVARINDALARQLRQTPLSTDMQLTALKHGHRLRATVSDGWPLRWWLLSQGDGVVVEQPEGLREEIGKMLSNAAAQYQNP; this comes from the coding sequence TTGCCGTTCGCCACCACTCGCGCCACCCTCAGCCGTCAGTGGGCGCTGCTGCGCCAACTGCCCAGCCGCTCCCCAGGCATCACCAGCGCCGAGCTGGTCTGGCGCCTGCGTGATGTGGGCTTCAATGTCAGCAAACGCACGGTTGAGCGCGACCTCAACGAGCTGTCGCTGATTTTTCCGCTGGAGCGCAATGACAAGAGCATACCGTTCGGCTGGCACTGGTCGTCGAGTGCCGTGGGTGAGCTGCGGGGCAATTTCGATCTGCTGACCTACCTGCGGGGTGACGCCTTGCAGCCGGTCCAGGGCGAGGGGATAGAGCTGGTGGCGCGGATCAATGACGCATTGGCGCGGCAGTTGCGCCAGACGCCATTGAGCACCGACATGCAGCTGACAGCGCTGAAACATGGGCATCGGCTGCGTGCCACGGTGAGCGATGGCTGGCCGTTGCGCTGGTGGCTGTTGAGCCAGGGGGATGGGGTGGTGGTGGAGCAACCGGAAGGGTTGCGCGAAGAAATTGGCAAGATGTTGAGCAATGCGGCGGCTCAATACCAGAATCCATGA
- a CDS encoding FUSC family protein — protein MNGFFSSVPPARDWFYGVRTFAASMIALYIALLMQLPRPYWAMATVYIVSSPFVGPTSSKALYRALGTLLGAGGAILLVPPLVQSPLLLSVAIALWTGTLLFLSLNLRTANNYVLMLAGYTLPMIALAVVDNPTAVFDVASSRAQEICLGIVCAAVVGAIFWPRRLAPVVVGSTGNWFAEAIRYSDTYLARDIAADKVGGMRASMVATFNTLEMMIGQLGHEGAGPHTLKNASELRGRMIHLLPVIDALDDALIALEGRAPVQFAQLQPLLAEAREWLKGTADDASLAPWTALHEQITRLQPSAAALDQRGGLLLSNALYRLTEWVDLWQDCCTLQHALRKDDATPWRAAYRHWRLGRLTPFFDRGLMLYSVFSTVTAIIVASGLWILLGWNDGGSAVILAAVACSFFAAMDDPAPQIYRFFFWTLMSVIFSSVYLFLVLPNLHDFPMLVLAFAVPFICVGTLTVQPRFYLGTLLTIVNTATFISIQGVYDADFLTFINANLAGPVGLLFAFIWTLLLRPFGVELAAKRMTRFAWRDIVEMTQPATLAEHRQVGVQMLDRLMQHLPRLLQTGQDSGVALRDLRVGLNLLDLLAYMPRANPQARERLATVIEEVGAHYAACLRANQRLHAPAALLRNMERARQGLALDDHNDRGDARVHLLHALSGLRLALLPGVEVMLEPTEQPQLPPGIDGAPL, from the coding sequence ATGAACGGCTTCTTCAGTTCGGTACCCCCGGCCCGCGATTGGTTCTACGGCGTGCGCACCTTCGCCGCGTCGATGATCGCCCTGTACATCGCCCTGCTTATGCAGTTGCCGCGCCCTTACTGGGCGATGGCGACCGTCTACATCGTCTCCAGCCCCTTCGTCGGCCCGACCAGTTCCAAGGCGCTGTACCGTGCCCTCGGCACGTTGCTGGGTGCCGGTGGGGCGATACTCCTGGTGCCGCCTTTGGTACAGTCGCCGCTGTTGCTCAGCGTCGCCATTGCCTTGTGGACCGGCACCTTGCTGTTCCTCTCGCTGAACCTGCGCACCGCCAACAACTACGTGCTGATGCTGGCCGGCTACACCCTGCCGATGATTGCCCTGGCAGTGGTCGACAACCCCACGGCGGTGTTCGATGTGGCCTCGTCGCGGGCCCAGGAAATCTGCCTGGGCATCGTCTGCGCGGCCGTAGTCGGTGCGATCTTCTGGCCGCGCCGCCTGGCCCCGGTGGTGGTCGGCTCGACCGGTAACTGGTTCGCCGAGGCGATCCGCTACAGCGACACCTACCTGGCCCGCGACATCGCCGCCGACAAGGTGGGCGGCATGCGTGCCTCGATGGTGGCCACGTTCAATACCCTGGAAATGATGATCGGCCAGCTTGGCCACGAAGGCGCCGGCCCCCACACCCTGAAGAATGCCAGCGAACTGCGCGGGCGGATGATCCACCTGCTGCCGGTGATCGACGCCCTGGACGACGCTCTGATCGCCCTTGAGGGCCGTGCGCCTGTGCAGTTCGCCCAGCTGCAACCGTTGCTGGCCGAGGCCCGCGAATGGCTCAAAGGCACCGCCGACGATGCCTCCCTGGCACCCTGGACCGCGCTGCACGAGCAGATCACCCGCCTGCAACCCAGCGCCGCCGCTCTGGACCAGCGCGGCGGCCTGCTACTGTCCAACGCCCTGTATCGTCTGACCGAGTGGGTCGACCTCTGGCAAGACTGCTGCACCCTCCAGCACGCCTTGCGCAAGGACGACGCCACGCCCTGGCGCGCGGCCTATCGCCATTGGCGCCTGGGCCGTTTGACGCCCTTCTTCGACCGTGGCCTGATGCTCTACTCGGTGTTCTCCACCGTTACCGCGATCATCGTCGCCAGCGGCCTATGGATTTTGCTCGGCTGGAACGACGGTGGCAGCGCGGTCATTCTCGCTGCCGTGGCCTGCAGCTTCTTTGCCGCGATGGACGACCCGGCGCCGCAGATCTACCGGTTCTTCTTCTGGACGCTGATGTCGGTGATCTTCTCCAGCGTCTACCTGTTCCTGGTGCTGCCCAACCTGCACGACTTCCCGATGCTGGTGCTGGCGTTCGCCGTACCCTTCATCTGCGTCGGCACGTTGACCGTGCAGCCGCGTTTCTACCTTGGCACCTTGCTGACCATCGTCAACACCGCCACGTTCATCAGCATTCAGGGCGTCTACGACGCAGACTTCCTAACCTTCATCAACGCCAACCTGGCCGGCCCGGTCGGGCTGCTGTTCGCCTTCATCTGGACCCTGCTGCTGCGCCCGTTCGGCGTGGAACTGGCCGCCAAGCGCATGACCCGCTTCGCCTGGCGCGACATCGTCGAGATGACCCAGCCCGCCACCCTGGCCGAACACCGCCAGGTCGGCGTACAAATGCTCGACCGCCTGATGCAGCACTTGCCGCGCCTATTGCAGACCGGCCAGGACAGCGGTGTGGCGCTGCGTGACCTGCGTGTGGGCCTGAACCTGCTCGACCTGCTGGCCTACATGCCGCGCGCTAACCCGCAGGCCCGCGAGCGCCTGGCCACGGTCATCGAGGAAGTCGGCGCCCACTACGCCGCTTGCCTGCGCGCCAACCAGCGCCTGCACGCCCCGGCCGCGCTGCTGCGCAACATGGAGCGTGCGCGGCAAGGGCTGGCGCTGGACGATCACAACGACCGTGGCGACGCCCGTGTGCACCTGCTGCACGCCTTGAGCGGCCTGCGCCTGGCATTGCTGCCCGGTGTCGAAGTGATGCTTGAGCCTACCGAACAACCGCAACTGCCCCCCGGCATCGATGGAGCCCCACTGTGA
- a CDS encoding MarR family winged helix-turn-helix transcriptional regulator: MSLDLLRLQVSSGMVVAARHWRRICHAALTSYGISEACAAPLLMIVRLGDGVHQVAVAQAAGLESPSLVRLLDQLCKAGLVCRSEDPLDRRAKALSLTAEGRALAESIEAELVRLRRDVLQGIDQADLEAALRVLRAFEAAGLGTPGGAA, translated from the coding sequence ATGTCCCTTGATCTCCTGCGCCTGCAAGTCAGCAGCGGCATGGTGGTTGCCGCTCGCCATTGGCGGCGCATCTGCCACGCCGCGTTGACCAGCTACGGCATCTCCGAGGCCTGCGCCGCACCGTTGCTGATGATCGTGCGCCTAGGCGATGGCGTGCATCAGGTGGCGGTGGCCCAGGCCGCCGGCCTCGAAAGCCCGTCGCTGGTGCGCCTGCTCGACCAACTGTGCAAAGCCGGGCTGGTGTGCCGCAGCGAGGACCCATTGGACCGTCGCGCCAAGGCCCTGAGCCTGACCGCCGAAGGCCGCGCCCTGGCCGAGTCCATCGAGGCTGAGCTGGTGCGCCTGCGCCGTGATGTACTGCAGGGCATCGACCAGGCCGACCTGGAGGCCGCCCTGCGCGTCCTGCGCGCCTTCGAGGCCGCCGGCCTCGGCACACCCGGCGGTGCAGCATGA
- a CDS encoding ABC transporter substrate-binding protein has product MRKSISRLAASIGLGASLVVGSLAAPAVAQAEGEIRIAEQFGIVYLLLNVVRDQHLIEKHGKEQGIDIKVDWAQLSGGAAINDALLSGSVDIAGAGVGPLLTVWDRTKGRQNVKAVASLGNFPYYLVSSNPNVKTIADISEKDRIAVPAVGVSVQSRFLQYAAAQQWGDKEYNRLDKYTLAVPHPDATAALIAGGTELNGHFSNPPFQDQALANKDVHVVLNSYDLLGPNSPTLLFATEKFRNDNPKTYKAFVDALAEAADFAQKDKAAAADTYIRVTKAKIDRDTLIKLIDNPQYEFTVTPKNTYKLADFLYRVGAIKHKPASWKDYFFQDERPLQGS; this is encoded by the coding sequence ATGCGCAAATCCATCAGCCGCCTGGCGGCAAGCATCGGCCTGGGCGCGAGCCTGGTCGTCGGCAGCCTGGCAGCCCCTGCAGTGGCCCAGGCCGAAGGCGAGATCCGTATCGCCGAGCAGTTCGGCATCGTTTACCTGTTGCTGAACGTGGTACGTGACCAGCACCTGATCGAGAAACACGGCAAGGAGCAGGGCATCGACATCAAAGTCGATTGGGCTCAGCTTTCTGGCGGTGCGGCCATCAATGACGCGCTGCTGTCTGGCTCGGTGGACATCGCCGGTGCTGGCGTTGGCCCACTGTTGACCGTCTGGGACCGCACCAAGGGCCGGCAGAACGTCAAGGCTGTCGCCTCGCTTGGCAACTTCCCGTACTACCTGGTCAGCAGCAACCCCAACGTGAAGACCATCGCCGATATTTCCGAGAAGGACCGCATCGCCGTACCGGCAGTCGGCGTCTCTGTGCAGTCGCGGTTCCTGCAGTACGCCGCTGCCCAGCAGTGGGGCGACAAGGAATACAACCGCCTCGACAAGTACACCCTGGCCGTACCGCACCCCGATGCTACGGCTGCGCTGATAGCCGGCGGCACCGAGCTCAACGGGCACTTCTCCAACCCGCCGTTCCAGGACCAGGCGTTGGCCAACAAAGACGTACATGTAGTGCTCAACAGCTATGACCTGCTGGGCCCTAACTCGCCGACCCTGCTGTTTGCCACCGAAAAATTCCGCAATGACAACCCCAAGACCTACAAGGCCTTTGTCGACGCCCTGGCCGAGGCTGCGGATTTCGCGCAGAAGGACAAGGCTGCCGCCGCCGATACCTACATCCGCGTGACCAAGGCCAAGATCGACCGCGACACGCTGATCAAGCTGATCGACAACCCGCAGTACGAGTTCACCGTAACGCCGAAAAACACCTACAAGCTGGCGGATTTCCTGTATCGGGTTGGCGCCATCAAGCACAAGCCGGCGTCGTGGAAGGATTATTTCTTCCAGGATGAACGCCCGCTGCAGGGGAGCTGA
- a CDS encoding tetratricopeptide repeat protein: MSAASNIHSLLARLLPERVIAPPAPAGRRHRLFAGVGLPSQRSLLVSRLDEASDLQVVYADLRHQALQGSVAALNDLGWIWLNGKYWRADTVLAGHLLRMAALQGNAAAWFNLGQQHYFGKGIETSYVQAAECYRQAFDRGMLHAAAALGDLYEEEVCDGDLDWQVDLVQAYQWFMRGAERGEARCRFEVGYRLMHGLYVEADIKGALYWLELAAAAGVMQAAEELAVHFSSRDSARYLEWRDRAVQMGSTLALTMKLEDQVQP; this comes from the coding sequence ATGTCTGCTGCCAGCAATATCCATTCGCTGCTTGCCCGTCTTCTGCCAGAGCGGGTGATCGCTCCTCCAGCCCCTGCCGGGAGACGTCATCGGCTGTTTGCCGGGGTCGGGTTGCCCAGCCAGCGGTCGCTGTTGGTCAGCCGCCTGGATGAGGCCAGTGATTTGCAGGTGGTGTATGCCGACCTGCGCCACCAGGCGCTGCAAGGCAGCGTGGCTGCGCTCAATGACCTCGGCTGGATCTGGCTCAATGGCAAGTACTGGCGTGCCGATACCGTGCTGGCCGGCCACCTGCTGCGCATGGCAGCCTTGCAGGGCAACGCCGCGGCCTGGTTCAACCTGGGCCAACAGCACTACTTCGGTAAAGGGATCGAGACCTCCTACGTGCAGGCGGCCGAGTGTTATCGGCAGGCGTTTGACCGCGGCATGTTGCATGCTGCCGCCGCGCTGGGTGATTTGTATGAAGAAGAAGTGTGCGATGGCGACCTGGACTGGCAGGTCGACCTGGTGCAAGCCTACCAATGGTTCATGCGCGGTGCCGAGCGGGGCGAAGCGCGCTGCCGGTTCGAGGTGGGTTACCGGCTGATGCATGGCCTGTACGTGGAGGCCGATATCAAAGGTGCGCTGTATTGGCTTGAGTTGGCGGCTGCGGCGGGGGTGATGCAGGCTGCCGAGGAGCTGGCGGTGCACTTCAGCAGCCGCGACAGTGCGCGGTACCTGGAGTGGCGCGACCGGGCAGTGCAGATGGGCAGCACGCTGGCGCTGACGATGAAGCTGGAAGACCAGGTACAGCCTTGA
- a CDS encoding ABC transporter ATP-binding protein, with protein sequence MTAPLPGHAASNLSRVATPPLLKVDNLSLEYRTAQRVVRATHQVSFEVDRADRFVLLGPSGCGKSTLLKAVAGFITPQEGQILLQGQPVKGPGPDRIVVFQEFDQLPPWKTVKQNVMFPLLVSGQLKRAEAEERALHYLDKVGLAAFADAYPHTLSGGMKARVAIARALATQPKILLMDEPFAALDALTRRKMQEELLLLWEEVRFTLLFVTHSIEEALVVGNRILLLSPHPGRVRAEVHSHQYDLASLGAADFQASARRIHRLLFDEAEPEQADDLGFNDIRIAY encoded by the coding sequence ATGACCGCCCCATTGCCAGGCCACGCGGCCAGCAACCTGAGCCGTGTCGCCACGCCACCGTTACTCAAGGTGGACAACCTCAGCCTCGAATACCGCACCGCACAACGCGTGGTGCGGGCCACCCACCAGGTCAGCTTCGAAGTCGATCGCGCCGACCGTTTCGTCTTGCTGGGGCCTTCGGGCTGCGGCAAGTCCACCTTGCTCAAGGCCGTGGCCGGGTTCATCACCCCCCAGGAAGGGCAGATCCTGCTGCAGGGCCAGCCCGTCAAAGGCCCAGGCCCTGACCGCATCGTGGTGTTCCAGGAGTTCGACCAGTTACCACCGTGGAAGACGGTGAAGCAGAACGTCATGTTCCCACTGCTGGTGTCTGGCCAGCTCAAGCGTGCCGAGGCCGAAGAACGGGCGCTGCACTACTTGGACAAGGTCGGCCTGGCAGCGTTTGCCGATGCCTATCCACACACCCTGTCGGGTGGCATGAAGGCGCGCGTGGCGATTGCCCGGGCCTTGGCTACCCAGCCGAAGATCCTGCTGATGGACGAGCCATTCGCCGCGCTGGACGCGCTGACCCGGCGCAAGATGCAGGAAGAACTCCTGCTGCTGTGGGAAGAGGTGCGCTTCACCTTGCTGTTTGTGACCCACTCCATCGAAGAGGCACTGGTGGTCGGTAACCGCATCCTCCTGCTGTCGCCCCACCCAGGGCGGGTGCGGGCCGAGGTGCACAGCCATCAGTACGATCTTGCCAGCCTGGGCGCCGCCGACTTCCAGGCCAGTGCCCGGCGCATTCATCGTTTGCTGTTCGATGAGGCAGAGCCCGAGCAGGCTGACGACCTTGGCTTCAACGATATCCGTATCGCCTACTGA
- a CDS encoding TauD/TfdA dioxygenase family protein codes for MSAASNALSSIDSAQPQSFEIRPFSGAVGAEIIGLDLTKPVNAEDFTRIHRAHLDHHVLVFRDQRITPDQQISFSRRFGELQIHVLKQFLLTGHPEILIVSNIVEDGRNVGLGDAGKFWHSDLSYKALPSLGSMLHAQELPSEGGDTLFADMHKAWDAVPEALRKVVEGRDAAHSYTARYAETKFEGNWRPTLSAEQLAQVQEVIHPVVRTHPENGRKALFVSEGFTTRIVGLPDDESRDVLQQLYALSVLEQNIYRHQWQPHDLVFWDNRSLIHLATGCPAHLRRKLYRTTIQGDAPF; via the coding sequence ATGTCCGCCGCCTCGAACGCCTTGTCGTCCATCGACAGCGCCCAGCCGCAAAGCTTTGAAATCCGCCCATTCTCTGGTGCCGTCGGCGCCGAGATCATCGGCCTGGACCTGACCAAGCCGGTCAACGCCGAGGATTTCACCCGTATTCACCGCGCCCACCTCGATCACCATGTGTTGGTGTTTCGCGACCAGCGCATCACCCCAGACCAACAGATCAGCTTCAGCCGCCGATTTGGCGAGCTGCAGATCCATGTGCTCAAACAGTTTCTGCTGACCGGGCACCCCGAGATTTTGATCGTATCCAACATCGTCGAAGACGGCCGCAACGTCGGCCTTGGGGATGCGGGCAAGTTCTGGCATTCGGACCTGTCGTACAAAGCACTCCCCAGCCTGGGTTCGATGCTCCATGCCCAGGAGCTGCCCAGTGAGGGCGGCGACACCCTGTTTGCTGACATGCACAAAGCCTGGGACGCCGTACCCGAAGCCCTGCGCAAGGTGGTCGAGGGCCGGGACGCGGCTCACTCCTACACGGCCCGTTACGCCGAAACCAAGTTCGAAGGCAACTGGCGCCCGACCCTCAGCGCCGAGCAGTTGGCCCAGGTGCAGGAAGTCATCCACCCGGTGGTACGCACCCACCCGGAAAACGGCCGCAAGGCGCTGTTCGTCAGTGAAGGTTTCACCACCCGTATCGTCGGCCTGCCGGACGATGAAAGCCGCGATGTGCTGCAACAGCTATATGCCCTGAGTGTGCTTGAGCAGAACATCTACCGCCATCAGTGGCAGCCCCACGACCTGGTGTTCTGGGACAACCGTTCGCTGATCCACCTGGCCACCGGCTGCCCCGCGCACCTGCGGCGCAAGCTCTATCGCACCACCATCCAGGGCGATGCCCCGTTCTGA
- a CDS encoding tryptophan synthase subunit beta, which yields MFYVQRDATGQLLRVEAASYEGFSEILPADNAEIQEWFGDDEVENSLKQLKQSDLDMIRVLEDLIDVLTAKGVFSITDLPAGAQAKLLNRSKARRALGSLNNLIDEEEQGGLI from the coding sequence ATGTTCTACGTGCAACGCGACGCCACCGGCCAGTTGCTGCGGGTAGAAGCAGCTTCATATGAGGGGTTCAGCGAAATACTCCCCGCCGACAACGCCGAAATCCAGGAATGGTTTGGCGATGACGAGGTGGAAAACAGCCTCAAGCAGCTCAAGCAAAGCGATCTGGACATGATCCGTGTGCTTGAGGACTTGATCGATGTGCTGACCGCCAAGGGCGTCTTCAGCATCACCGACCTGCCTGCCGGGGCACAGGCAAAGCTGCTTAACCGTTCCAAGGCGCGCAGGGCGCTGGGCAGCCTGAACAACCTGATTGATGAAGAAGAGCAGGGTGGGTTGATCTGA